One Glycine soja cultivar W05 chromosome 2, ASM419377v2, whole genome shotgun sequence genomic region harbors:
- the LOC114396959 gene encoding uncharacterized protein LOC114396959 produces MGNSLRCCLACILPCGALDLIRIVHLNGYVEEITRPITAGEVLKANPNHVLSKPSSQGVVRRILILAPETELKRGGIYFLIPAASLPAEKKKRHMKHVKHVSGNHGGDDSSNKNAVIKKVSSKKSNHDLSSSQQRDNGGFVVSKEKKCSGRDRRSGRGGLWQPRLESISED; encoded by the coding sequence atgggtAACAGCTTAAGGTGTTGTTTGGCTTGCATTCTTCCGTGTGGAGCCCTAGACTTGATCCGCATAGTGCACTTGAACGGGTACGTGGAAGAAATCACGCGTCCAATCACGGCTGGGGAGGTTCTGAAGGCCAATCCAAACCATGTCTTGAGCAAACCTAGCTCCCAAGGCGTGGTTCGCCGGATTCTGATCCTCGCACCGGAGACCGAGCTCAAGAGAGGAGGCATATACTTCTTGATCCCGGCGGCATCGTTACCGgcggagaaaaagaaaagacacaTGAAACATGTGAAACACGTGAGTGGTAACCACGGTGGTGATGATAGTAGTAATAAGAATGCCGTTATCAAGAAGGTGTCTTCCAAGAAGAGCAACCATGATTTGTCATCATCACAACAACGTGATAATGGGGGCTTTGTAGTTTCTAAGGAGAAGAAATGCTCAGGGCGGGATCGCCGGAGTGGTCGCGGCGGATTGTGGCAGCCTCGGTTGGAGAGCATCTCAGAAGACTAG